Genomic segment of Posidoniimonas corsicana:
ACGCATGCGGAGTCGTAGGGTGAGCCAATCGTGAACGGACCGGCGTAGACCAACGCAATGCCATTGCCGGCACGACGCTGCTCGGGAGGCTTGTACCCACATACCTCCACTGCCTGAAGCACGTCACGGCGGAGCTTGGGAGCAACAGTCTCCACCCCATTTACAACGCGCGATACGGTCGCGATGGAAACCCCCGCCTGCCTGGCGACATCTCTGATTGAGGCCATTCTTCGGGACCCGCAGCTATTGGAGAAATCGTGAGTAACAGTTTCTTTCAGTATACGCCTGCAGCCCATCTATGCAACAACATTCTCGCATGAGCCTGCTTGAGCGGCTCAAGTGCAGAAAAACATGAGGAATCTGCTTGACCCGATCAGCCGATTCGGGGACACTCGTTATTAACAGTTACTCATCCGTTACCAGGCGTTCGCCCGATTCTCCGGGCGACTACTTATCAAAACTGCCGGTCGTCCCCTTTCCTTCGCCCCGCGGCGAAGCCAAGAGAGAGGCGATCGACCAGACCCGGGCCTTGACGAGCTACGGCTCGAATACCCATCGACGGAGACTCCTCGAGTGGCGACTGACTATTGGCTCCATCTTTGCCAGCTTGCCGTCTCGGTGGACAGCGACCTCGGACGGCGCGGCGAGATTGACTGGAGCGGGTGGCGGGGCAGCCCGCAGCCTCCCGAGAGTGAACGGGCGGCTGCGGGAGCCACCCAACAAGCGAACAGCGGCGGCGCGGGCGTGACGATTCTGTTCTGACACTGAAGCATCTTTCATGACCTAGCTTGGCGGCTTCCGGGCGGCCCATACAGTGGAGTACCTCAATGACTCTTCGAAACCTTGCGGTGTTGTTCCTAGTTGGTGCGGCGGCTTCGCCGGCGGCGGCGGTGCAGGTCTTCCCGCTGTTCGAGAACCCCGAGACCGACCTCGGCACCGCCTTCGGTGAGGTCAACTATTTTGCGGACGCATCGCCATTCTTCGTGGACGTCACGGCCCTCGAAGGAAGCAACAACATCGCCGTCTACACCATGGACGGCGTAAGCGGTAACAACGGCGCCGGTTTCGCGATTGGGATCTCCAACGGAGAGAATGGTCTCGATAGCTCGGAGGGTGGAGCGAATACGGACGTGCCTAACGCGGCTCCGGTCAATTCCGCAATCGCGTCGGTTAACGGCGGCGGCAAGATTCAGAATGGGAATGCCTTCCGGCTGTCGATGTGGATGCGGCAGGACCCCGCTGACCCGGTCAGCGCGGTGCCCCAGATCGAGCCGGTGGTGAAGTTCGAGCTGTGGAAAGAAGCCGGATCTGGAAACGCGGACTTCAATCCGGCGGCGTTCCCCTCGTTCGGTGACCGGATCTGGGACACCGACCAAAACGCCGGCAACGCCACCTTCAACGGGTTCAACCAGAGCCAGGCATCGTGGATCGACATGAACAACTCGGGAACCACCTCCTTCGAGAAGCCTGTCGCCCAATCCCTTGTGGCCGACGAGTGGAGGCTCGTCGAGGCCACCATCGTTATTGACGATGACCCGCTTGACGATGGGTTCAACTGGACCATCGGCTCCGACATCTTCACCGCGGCCGACATCGAGGAGGTCCGGGCCGTCATGTTCCTGGGCGACTATGCTGGGACCGACCTGACGGGGGCGGGAAGCGTGTGGGTAGACAATGTGCTGCTGGAAGTGTTTGCGACTGAGGCAGACCTTAACAATACGCCAAACACGAACCCTATGCCCGAGTCGGTGACTGTGTTGGGCGGCGACTTCAACGCGGACGGCATTGTCAACGCAGCGGACTATACCGTGTGGCGAGACAACTTAGGAGCGGCCGACGAGTCTGCGTTGAACGGCGCCGGCAACGGCGCAGACGGAGTCGACTCCGCCGACTACGACCTGTGGCGCGCCAACTACGGCCAGGCCGCCTCGGCAGGGCTGCAGACCGGAAATGTCCCCGAACCGGCTGCGGCCCTGCTGGCGCTGGCCATGGCGGCGGCGGGAGCGTCGGTCCGCCGGGCCCGCTGACCGGGCGTCGGCGCCGTTGAACGGACCGCGTCACTCATCTTCACTGGAGGCGATTGAAGCATGCGACCCTCAACTACGTCCAAGCAGCCCGGGTTTACGCTGGTCGAGCTGCTCGTCGTGATCGCGATCATCGGCGTGCTGGTCGCGTTGCTGCTGCCGGCCGTGCAGTCGGCCCGAGAGGCGGCGCGGCGGATGAGCTGCGTCAACAAGCTCAAGAACTTGGGCCTGGCCGCCCACAACTATCACGACACCGCCGGGCACTTCCCCGCCAGCATGGGCATGTACGCCGGGATCGACGGCTCCGACGGCGACGGCCCCGCCGCCGGCTGGATACCGCAGATGCTGCCGCAGCTCGAGCAGCAGCCGCTGTACGACCGGTTCAAGGACGCGGGCGCCTTCGAGGGCGTATTCACCCTGGGGGTCTGCTTCCGCGGCGGGCTGCCTGGCGAACGCGGCCTTGCGTCGCGGAACAACGGGATCTCTGTCCCAGAGCTTATGAAATCGCAGCTAGAGGTGCTCGCCTGCCCGTCCGACGCCAACGCCCAACAGCTCTCCGACCAGCAGTTCGGTTGGGGCGGCTGCCAGGTGGCGGTCACGAGCTACAAGGGCGTGCTGGGTGATACCGTGGTCGGCGAATCGGACGGCACCACCTTCACGAACTCCAACTCCCAATTCCCCAGCGGGAACTATGACCAAGGCGTGCCCGCCGGGGTTGGCACCACGGCCCGCGACTGTCACCGCGACACCCGCTGCCGCGGCATCTTCTTCCGCCAGGCGTGGCGCCGGCCGGTCAAGATCTCGAAGGTTACCGACGGGACCAGCAACACACTGCTGTTTGGCGAAGACGTACCGAAGTACAACTACCACTCGGCCGCGTTCTACGCCGACGGCGACTGGTGCAGCTGCAACACACCGATCAATAATCTGATGAACCTGCCCCCCGACTCGGTCAATGCCGACTTCTGGTGGGACCAGCGTGGGTTCCGCAGCCTGCACCCGGGCGGCGCCAATTTCTGCTCGGCGGACGGCTCCGTCCGCTTTATAGCCGATGGCGTCGACAATGAGTTCTACCGGACCAGCTGCACCCGCAACGGCGAGGAGGTAACGGATGACTCGCAGTAGTCGGCGTCGTGCGTCGTGCTGCCTGCTAGCCGTAATGCTCCTTGTCGGCTGCGGCGACGGCCTGGGCCGGGTTTCGGGCACGGTGACCCTCGACGGGTCTCCGATCCGTGCGGATGCGGACACTCGCTGCACGGTAACGTTCTACCCCGCTGGAGGCACCGGGGCGACCCCGTCCGGCGTGGTAGACGAGGCTGGCAAGTTTGAGCTCGGCACCGGCGCCGTCGATGGCGTCGAGCCCGGCGAGTACAAGGTGGCAGTCTCGGCGTCTCAACTAGTAGGCGATGCGCAGCCAGGCGTTCCCCGCAGCGGCAAACGGCTCACCCCTGCCGCCTACGGCGATCCCAACCAGTCCGGATTGACCGCGACCGTGAAACCGGGCGGCAATCAGATTGATTTTGCACTCAGCTCGGACAGTCCCTAGCATCGCATGCCATATCGCCCGACCATTCCGCCCAAGGAACGCATGCAGTACAGCCGCCTATTGACGACTGCACTAGTGCTGCTCGTGCCGACGCCCTCGCTTGCCGCAGAGCCCGACGGGAACGGTTGGAAGCTGGTTTGGAGCGAAGACTTCGAGACGCTCGACAAGGACCGCTGGACGCTGGTTGACAGCCACAGACCGACCAACAACTCGCGACACGCGTACCTGCCGAGTCAGGTCAGCGTGGAAAACGGGCGTCTGGTGCTGCTCTCCGAGGCGGTCCCGTCACAGGATCTGCCGTACCGCTCAGGCCAGGTGATCTCTAAGCGGGCGTGGAAGCACGGACGCTGGGAGGTGCGGGCGAAGCTGCCGGCCACACGCGGCGTCTGGCCGGCAATCTGGTTGCTGCCCGACGTCGACAAGTATCGCTGGCCCAGCGGCGGCGAGATCGACATCATGGAGAACCGCGGCAACGAGCCGCACCTCACCAGCAGTGCGTTCCACTACGGCACGAACCCGCCCTACCGGCACGAGTTCGTGTTTGAGGAACAGCAAACGCGCCGCAACGGCGAGCTAGTCGATTACACGAAGGACTTCCACACCTATGCCGTCGACTGGGATGAGCACGGGCTGACCTTCTCTGTGGACGGCGTCAGCCACTTCCGAGTGGACGACAGCCAGGTGGAAGACTTCTTGTCGAAGCACGCCGCGCCGATGCAGCTGGTGCTGAATACCGCGATCGGTGGAGACTTTCTGCCTGACCCGGATACCTCGACCGTCTGGCCACAACGGTTTGAAATCGACTGGGTCCGCGTTTACGAGCGGGATGGCGCCCCCGCGAGGAAGGCTCTAGTGAACGGCAGCTTCGACGCCGACGGTGGGTCGCTCCGCGGTTGGACGAACTTTGGAGTCGACCTCCGCGACAACCCTAACGTGACCGCCGCCCCGAAAACCGGCGTCGACGGCGGCGCCGCGCTGAAGCTGTTTGGGACTTTCGGAACGGGATCACAGTACTCCGGGGTTTCACAGGGGATTGATGTCACCGCCGGACAGCACGTACGGGCGTCGGTCCAGACGTTTGTCTCGCCGGACGACAGCATCGCCGGCGGCGGAAACACCGCGGTGGCAAAGATTGAGTTCTATAGGAGGTTCGCCGCCCGGTTCGAGTCCCCCGACCTGATCGGCGTCGAAGAAGTGGTGATCGCCACCGGTGACTCGAAGCCGGGCCGCTGGCGCCGCCACATGCTCGATGCCGTCGCGCCGGAGGGGGCGGTCGAGGCCCGGCTGGCGATTGTGTTCCACCAGCCCAATCAAGAAGCCGGCGCCTTGTTTGTTGACGACGCCCAGCTCACCGCCTCCAAGCCCTCCGCCGACTGCCCCTAGCTCCCCACGACAGCAACAACCACCAGCTTCGCCCGGACCTCTATGCGCCAACGCACGGACCTAGTACCGACCGCCGCCTTAATCGCGGGCGCTTTGCTGGCGCTTGCGTTCGCGCAGCCCCATGCGACGGCCGCCGTTACTGATGTGCCTGGCTGGCGCCTTACGTGGCACGACGAGTTCGACGGCGACTCGCTCGACCAATCCAAATGGGAAGCCCTAAACCGCCGTGACAGCTACAACAACGAAAAGCAATACTACCACCCGGACCAGGTGGCGGTCGCCGATGGGATGCTTCAGATAACGGCAATTGATGAGCCGCGTGACGGCAAGGACTACCAGTCGGGCATCATCACCTCGCGGGAAATCTTCGGCCCGGGTAGGTTTGAGGCACGCATGGACCTGCCCACGACCCAGGGAATGTGGCCTGCGTTCTGGCTCAACGCCAACCACGTCGACTGGCCGAAGGGTGGGGAGATCGACATCCTGGAGAACCGCGGCAGCCAACCGGAACTGACCAGCAGCGCCTACCACTGGCAGACCAACCCCGGCCCCTGCTGCAACCAGCACCAGTACGTGTTCGAAGAGTACACCGCCACCGAAGGCGGCGAGCCAGTTAACTTCCACTCCGGGTTCCACACCTACGCCGCCGAGTGGGACGCAACGCTGCTGCGGTTCTACGTTGACGGCAACCTCCATTTCACCGTCACCGAGACGCCCAACCGGCCGATCTTCGAGACTGCCAAGAATATCATCCTGAACGTCGCGGTGGGCGGGCACTTTGGCGGCGACCCCAACGGGTCGACCGAGTTCCCGCAGACGATGTACGTCGACTACGTCCGCTACTGGAACCGCATCACCGCGGCGGAGTTGTCTGGCGACTACAACGCCGACGGGCAGGTCGACGCCACGGACTACACCGTTTGGCGTGACTCGCTGGGCTCAACGGGCCTGGGACTGGCCGCCGATGGATCGGGCAACGGTGAGGTCGGCGCCTCGGACTACGTGGTCTGGCGGCAGAACTACGGCGCCACATCTTCGGCCACGGCTACGGTTCCTGCCCCTGGCGGCTTAGCGGTGCTTGCCGCGGCAGCACTCACACTCTGTTACGGACGTTCCCCGCGTAAGAACTAGCTACCGATTATGCGACCCGCTCACTGCACCTGGATCCTTCTGCCGCTGCTCATCACGGCCATGCTCCCGAGTCGCCCCGCGTACGCGCAGGCCACGGGCCCCCAAACGGGCGCAAGCCGCGCCGCGGCGCTGGAGCCCACCGCGGAACCGGCTGAGGCGGCGATCCGGTTTGACCTGGTCGCCGGCGGCATTGACCACCGCATCAATCGTCTAATCGATGAGATGACGCTCGACGAGAAGATTGGCCAGCTTGTGCAACTCTACCCAGAGGGAGACCAGCTCACCGACGAGCTGCGGGCCCGGATCCGCGGCGGGCTGATCGGGTCGGTGTTCTTCGCCGGCGAGGCGTCACTAGCCGAGGACGCCCAGCGCGAGGCCTCCGCTTCGCGGCTCGGCATCCCGCTGATCATCGCTCGCGATGTCGTCCACGGATTTCGAACCATCATGCCGATCCCCCTCGGACAGGCGGCGACCTGGAACCCCGAGCTGGTCCGCGATGCCGCGCGGCTGTCCGCCCTGGAGGCCAAAGCCGAGGGAGTGGACTGGACCTTTGCGCCGATGGTCGACGTCTGCCGCGACCCGCGGTGGGGCCGTGTCGCGGAAACGTTGGGCGAGGACCCACGCCTCGCTTCGGACCTGGCGGCCGCAATGGTCGATGGCTTTCAACTTGAACGCGACGGAAAGATCCACGGCGTGGCGGCCTGCGTGAAGCACTTCGCCGCCTACGGCCTGAGCGAAGGGGGACGCGACTACAACCGCGTAAGCCTGTCCGAGTACGACCTGTTCAACACCTACCTGCCACCGTTCAGGGCGGCGCTCGACGCCGGATGCCTGGGGCTCATGACCACCTTCAGCGAGGTCAACGGCGTGCCAGGCACAGCGCACGACGACCTGATTAACGGCGTTGCGAAGGGCGCGTGGCGGTTCGACGGTGTCGTCGTAAGCGATTGGGCGTCGGTCACCGAGATGGTGAATCACGGCTTCGTCCCGGACAATCGCGCCGCCGCGCGGGCGGCGGTCAACGCGGGCGTCGACATGGACATGTGCAGCCCCGCCTACGCCGACCACCTGAAGGGCCTCGTCGCGGAGGGGCAGGTTTCTGAGCGGCGCATCGACGACGCCGTCCGCCGCGTGCTGCGGATGAAGGTCGCCCTACAGGGCGGCGCGACCGGGCAGCCGGCGCCAACCGCCGAATCCCGCCAAGCTGCCCGCCGCCTCGCCCGCCAGAGCATGGTGCTGCTGAAGAACAAGGGCGTTCTGCCGCTAGACGAGGAGTCGCTGGCCACAGTGGCCGTGATTGGACCGATGGCGGACAAGCCGGTGGACCAGCTGGGGTGCTGGTCGCTCGACGCCGACGCTGAGCACAGCATCACGCCACTGGCGCACCTCCGCAAACGGCTGGAGGGCCAAGCCGAGGTAGTCTACGCCGCCGGTGCCGAAAGCAGCTTCGCCAAAAGCGATGACGGCATCATGGCCGCGCTCGCGGCCGCACGACAGGCGGACGCAGTGCTGCTGTTCGTCGGCGAAGAAGTCGTGCTCAGCGGCGAGGCCCGAAGCCGCGCCGAGCTCTCGCTCCCCGGCGTACAGCCGCGACTGGTGGAAGAGATGGCCGCACTCGATAAACCAATCGTCATGGTGGTGATGGCCGGGCGCCCGCTGGCGATCGAACGCGAGGCAGAGGCCGTCGACGCGGTGCTCTACGCGTGGCACCCCGGCTCGATGGCCGGGCCCGCCATCGCCGACCTGCTGTTCGGCGTCCACGTCCCTAGTGGCAGGCTGCCGATCACGTTCCCCCGATCGGTTGGGCAGGTGCCGTTGTATTACGCGCGGCACAACACGGGACGGCCCGCCCCTGAAGATTACGCGCCGCTCGTCGGCTCAGGCGCCGAGGACCTGCCGCAGGAGTTTCAGTACCGGTCGCACTACGTCGACAAACCGCCAACGCCGCTCTACCCATTTGGTTTCGGGCTGTCCTACACCACTTTCGAGTACGACAGCATCGAGCTCTCGCACAACGAATTGCCGCCCAGCGGCGTACTGGGCGTCCGCGCTCGGCTGACCAACACCGGCGACCGCGAGGCGGCGGAGATCGCTCAGCTCTACCTGCGCGACCGCGTGGCCAGCGTCGTCCGACCGGTCAGGCAGCTGCACGACCACCGACGGGTCACGCTCAAGCCGGGCGAGTCGGTTGTGCTAGAGTTCGCGGTCGCGGCTGACGAACTGGGGTTCGTCAACAACCAACGCGACCACGTGATAGAGCCGGGCGAGTTTGACGTCTGGGTCGGAGGCGACAGCAACGCCACACTGCACGCAGAGTTTCGGTTGCTCGAGGGTGAAGGCCCCAGCGCCGAGGTCGCCTCGCCGGCCGTCTCGGCCGAAACGCGCTGAACGCAGGCGTCACATCGGCGCGCCGGCGACCGCGGGCGCCTTGTCGTGCTCTTCCCAGAACGTGATGAAGTCGCGGTGGTCGCGGCGTTGCGACTCGCTGAACACGCAGCCGATCAGCTCTTCCTTCTGCGCAATAAACCGCGTGAGGTCCTTTGGGTCTTCTGGTTTGAACACCGGCGCGGGGCGGTCGTACACGATGGTCGCCCCATTGGCGCCGTCCGCGTGGTGCTGCGATAAGCCGATCACGCGGTCGCTGACAAACAGCGCCTCGTTCAGTTCGTGCGTAACGATGATCACGGTGTAGGGCGGCTCCCGATTCTCTTCCCGCGCACGCACATTCTCGGCGTACAAGCGGAGCAGCATGAGCTGCAGCTCCTCGCGGGTCGCCTCGTCTAGGGCGCCGAAGGGCTCGTCCAGCAGCAGCACCCGCGGCTTCATGATCAGCGCCTGGGCGATCGCCACCCGCTGCCGCATGCCGCCGGACATTTCACTTGGGTACTGGTCACGCGCCGGCAGCAGCCCGACCTTGGCCAGGAAGTCATCGGCTTCCTCCAGGTGCCGCCGTCGCAGCTTCCGCCACGCAAGCGGGTTGAACCACCGGAACGGGGTGCTGGTCTGGTCCAGCTTCAGTCCAAACGCGACGTTCTGCCTTGCGGTGAGGAACTCGTACAAGCTGTAGTGCTGGTACACGATGCCAACATCGCGGGTCGGGCAGTCGACCAGTTTGTCGCCCACCATCACGGTTCCCTCCGTGGGCGGGTGCGTACCGAGGATCGCCCGCAGCAGCGTCGACTTGCCACAACCGCTGGGCCCAACCAGCGCGACCACCTGCCCTGCCCCAACGCGGAGGTTGACGTCGTTCAGCACCCGCTTCGGGCCGTACGCGTGGGACAGTCCAGTAATCTCGAGGTTCGACATGGCGCCAGTTCGGGGTGTGGGGAGCGAGTACTTCGTTCGCCGCGGTCGATTATTCCCCCGGCGACTCTCCGGAACCAGAGGCTCACCCGCTATAATCGGCGCCATGGACGTCCGATTTGCCCCCGACATCCCGATCGAGTCGGCCCCGACGCCCCCTTCGTCCTGGTACACCGAGCCTGTCGTGCTGGCGGCCGAGAAGCGGCGGGTCTTCCAGACCGCGTGGATCGCCGTGGGCCGGGCCGACCAGCTCGCCGGGCCCGGCAGCTACTTCACCGGCAACCTGGTAGGCAACCCCTACATCGTGCTGCGGGACGACGATGGCGGCCTCCGGGCGTTCCACAACGTCTGCCGTCACCACGCGGCGGTGGTGGCGCAGGAGTGCGGCCGCGCGTCGGAGCTGGTATGCCCCTACCACGGCTGGACCTACCGCCTTGACGGCCGATTGAAGCGGGCGCCGCACATGGGCCGGATGGAAGGCGTCAACGTCGGCGACCTCGGCCTGCCGCCGATCAGCGTCGAGCAGTGGGGTCCGTTCGTGCTGATCGACCTCGACGGGCCCCAGGGCGGCCCGGGCAATCCGCGGGACCTGGCCGCGGACGTCGGGCCGCTGAACCCGCCGCTGGACGAACTGGGGTTTCAGCACATGCAGTGGGTCGAGCGGCGCACCTACACCATCAACTGCAACTGGAAGGTGTTCGTCGAGAATTCGCTAGATGGCGGCTACCACGTGGCGTACGCGCACGAGCAGCTCGCCGGCAGCCTAGAGTTTGACGGCTACGCCACCAGCATCTTCGACCGCGGCTCGGTCCAGGTCTGCGGCGCCAGCGGCGAAGACGACCGCCTTGGGAAGAAGGTCACCTACGCCTGGCTCTACCCCAACTTCTTCATCAACCGTTACGGCCGGATGATGGACACCAACCTGGTGCTTCCCACTGGCGTGGACACGTGCGAGGTGGTGTTCGACTTCTACGTCGACTATGACGACGCGGAAGAATGGGAGGCCAAGCGCACCATCCGCAAGTCGATTAGCCAGTCGCACGTTATTCAGCAAGAAGACATCGAGATCTGCGAATCCACCCAGCAGGGGCTGCGGTCGATGTCGTTCCACTCGGGCCGCTACTCCTCCCTGCTAGAAAAGTCGGTGCACGCCTTCCACGCCATTCTGTGGGACGAAATCAAGGACGACCTCACGCAATGAGCTCCCACCCAACAAGCCAGAGCCAAGACTTTTTCCCGCGTCTAGCGCGGCTGCTGAACTCAGGCCAATCCCGCAGCGTGATCCTCTGCGGCGCCATCTACGACCTGCAGTTCGACGGTGGCGCGTATGTCCCGCTAAACGACTACCTGCTGCAGAAGACCAGCACCCCCGGCCTGCTGCAGCTGGTCTACGAGCTGAACGGCCCGGTGCGCATGAGCGAGGAGGCACGCGACAAGCTGCGCGGCGCCTGGGTCGAGTGGAAGTCGGGCGTGGACGCCAACACGCTCGCCCTTCGGGAGCTCCGCGAGAAGGGGTCGCGGCTCGAGCAGCTGCAGGACGAGTTCGACCGGCACCTCCGCGACGCGACCGGCAACCCCACGCTGGCGCTCGAATTCCTCCGTCAGCTCACGATTTGCTCGCGGGAGGCGTTGCGAGAGAACCTGATGATCATCGTCGAGGCCGCCGATATGCTGCTGCCGGAGGCCGGGCAGCTATCGTCGCTGAACGACCGGCAGCTGCACCGCATCAGCATCGTCCACGACTGGTTCGGCGACCCCGATTTCGTCGAGGGGGGCGACTCGGTCTGCCTGCTGGCGGAGTCGCGGGCGCTAATCCACAGCCGCGTCTCGCGGATGCCGCAGGTGCTCAGCGTCGAGGTGCCGGCGCCGTCGACGGAACGCCGCACCGGCTTCATCGAGCACTACCTGGAAAGCGCGTCGCCTAAGCCCAAACTCTGGTCCTCGCCGCAGGCGCTTGGCGCCTGCACGGCCGGACTATCGCTGCAGGCGCTGCGGCAGCTGCTCGCCGGCGCCGCCTACACGGGAGACGCCGTCACGCCGGACAGCGTGTTCGACAAGGTTGAGGAGTACATCCGCTCCCAGCTGGGCGACGACGTGGTGGACTTCAAGAAGCCCAGTCACGCGTTGAAAGACGTGGTTGGGTTCTCCTCGCTCAAAGAGTTCCTCTCCCGCGAGCTGATCCCCCGGTTCAAGGCCAAAGGCGCCAAGGCGCTGCCCGGGGCGGGCGTCGCGGGAGCGATTGGCAGCGGCAAGACGTTCATCTTCGAAGCGGTCGCCGCGGAGCTCGACCTGCCCGTGCTGGTTCTGAAGAACATCCGCAGCCAGTGGTTCGGCCAGACCGACGTCATCTTCGAGCGGCTCCGGCGCGTGCTCGACGCCCTGGACAAGGTGGTGATCTTTGTCGACGAGGCCGACACCCAGTTCGGCCGCGTCGACGCCAACGCCCACGAGACTGAGCGCCGCTTGACCGGCAAGATCCAGGCGATGATGAGCGACCCGCAGCTCCGCGGCCGTGTGCTGTGGCTGCTGATGACCGCCCGGATCCACCTGCTATCGCCCGACATCCGCCGGCCGGGCCGCGTTGGCGACCTCATTATCCCGGTGCTCGACCCCACCGGCGATGACCGCCTGGCGTTCATCCGCTGGGTGCTCGACGCCGTCAGCCTGGACGACGACCAGACGCCCCGTGACGACCTGGTGGCGGAGCTCAACAAGTCGCTCCTGCCCGCCATCTACTCGGCGGCGGCGTTCGCGTCGCTGCGGTCAATGCTGCTGGCCGTTGAACCCAAGACCTGGGACGAGGTCCGCGTTGCGATCCATGACCAGATCCCGCCCGCCATCGGGGAAACCCGCGAGTACCAGACGCTCCAGGCGCTGCTCAACTGCACCCGACGCTCGCTGCTGCCCGACCCGGAAGTGACCGACGAGGCGCGCGAAGCCTGGGCCCGCCGCGCCCGCGAGTTGGAGCTCGAAGGAATCCGCTAGCCAAACCGGCCGGGCCGTTTCTCATCACAATCCGCCCAAGATCGGCTTTCATCCGCCGAATACGCGTTCAGACCAGTCCAATGGAGAACCCCATGAATCGCATATACGCGCTGCTGGCGACAACTCTGTTCATGTCGCTCGCCACGCAGCTCCCCGCCGAGCAGTTTTCGAAGCTCACCGGCCCGGTAAACGTCCGCCCGGTGCAGTCCGGCAAGCAGATCAACGTGCCGTACATCACCTGGGGTGGCGATGTCACGACCTTCTTCGCCAACGGCGGTCTGGAGACCGAACCCGGTTCAATCTACGCGCAGGAAGGCCTGGACCTGAAGCTCACCCCGGGGGACGACTTCGTTCAGCAGGTCAAGGACTACATGTCGGGCAAGTCGCCGTTTCTCCGTGGCACATTCCGCATGCTCGGCCAGGCAAGCGGCGTCCTGGGGCAGGACCCGCGCACCAAGCCGGTGGTGATTCTGCAGCTCTCCTGGAGCGGCGGCGACCACATTGTCGCCCGCAAGGGGCTGCGCACCCTGAACGACCTCAAGCGTGACGGCAAGAAGGTCCGCATCGCGTGCCAGCAGGGCGGCCCCCACGTCGGCCTGCTGTACGACGCGCTGGCCGCCGCCAAGCTCAGCAACCAGGACGTGGAGATCGTGTTTGTCGACGACCTGACCGGCCCCAACGGCGCCGCGGAGAAGTTCCGCAGCGACAAGTCCATCGACGCCTGCTGCGTGATCACCCCCGACATGATCGGCCTGACCGGCGGGCTCGACTCCGAGGGGAGCGGCGCCGAGGGAACTGTTCAGGGCGCGCACGTGCTTGTTTCGACCCAGAACATGTCCCGCTCGATCGCCGACGTCTACGCCGTGCGGAGCGACTGGTACAAGGCCAACCGCGAGACCGTCGAGAAGTTTGTCGCCGGGTAC
This window contains:
- a CDS encoding aromatic ring-hydroxylating oxygenase subunit alpha, producing the protein MDVRFAPDIPIESAPTPPSSWYTEPVVLAAEKRRVFQTAWIAVGRADQLAGPGSYFTGNLVGNPYIVLRDDDGGLRAFHNVCRHHAAVVAQECGRASELVCPYHGWTYRLDGRLKRAPHMGRMEGVNVGDLGLPPISVEQWGPFVLIDLDGPQGGPGNPRDLAADVGPLNPPLDELGFQHMQWVERRTYTINCNWKVFVENSLDGGYHVAYAHEQLAGSLEFDGYATSIFDRGSVQVCGASGEDDRLGKKVTYAWLYPNFFINRYGRMMDTNLVLPTGVDTCEVVFDFYVDYDDAEEWEAKRTIRKSISQSHVIQQEDIEICESTQQGLRSMSFHSGRYSSLLEKSVHAFHAILWDEIKDDLTQ
- a CDS encoding AAA family ATPase, which produces MSSHPTSQSQDFFPRLARLLNSGQSRSVILCGAIYDLQFDGGAYVPLNDYLLQKTSTPGLLQLVYELNGPVRMSEEARDKLRGAWVEWKSGVDANTLALRELREKGSRLEQLQDEFDRHLRDATGNPTLALEFLRQLTICSREALRENLMIIVEAADMLLPEAGQLSSLNDRQLHRISIVHDWFGDPDFVEGGDSVCLLAESRALIHSRVSRMPQVLSVEVPAPSTERRTGFIEHYLESASPKPKLWSSPQALGACTAGLSLQALRQLLAGAAYTGDAVTPDSVFDKVEEYIRSQLGDDVVDFKKPSHALKDVVGFSSLKEFLSRELIPRFKAKGAKALPGAGVAGAIGSGKTFIFEAVAAELDLPVLVLKNIRSQWFGQTDVIFERLRRVLDALDKVVIFVDEADTQFGRVDANAHETERRLTGKIQAMMSDPQLRGRVLWLLMTARIHLLSPDIRRPGRVGDLIIPVLDPTGDDRLAFIRWVLDAVSLDDDQTPRDDLVAELNKSLLPAIYSAAAFASLRSMLLAVEPKTWDEVRVAIHDQIPPAIGETREYQTLQALLNCTRRSLLPDPEVTDEAREAWARRARELELEGIR